The stretch of DNA aagaagaagaagaagaggaggagaagggcaATCCGACGAAAGTAAAGCTAGGGTTTTCGCCATGGCTACCACCTGACCAACCTCGAGCTCCCCTCCTTCTCCATTCCCATCCCACCCAATCTCTTGTAATCCCGGGCCGGAGGGCAGCATCTCGCATCCCTTTATTTGGGTTCCCCccctctccttcccctccATTTCagggttttctttctttccgcCGCATCGCATCGCGGCAATCTTCCCCACCGGGCAAGCAAACTGCCTTTTTGGTCTCTCGCTTTTCTAGGGTTTGAGGGAGGAGACGCTGGCGATCGACCGGGCGAttgcggaggcggaggccggcggaTAATGTGTATACTGTGCGCCGTGCAACGGTGGTCGCGGCGCGTCGCCACCATGCTGCCGTGGCTCGTGCTCCCGCTCATCCTCCTCTGGGCGCTCTCGCagctcctccccgccgcctaCCGCTTCGAGGTCACCTCCCCGCGCCTCGCCTGCGtctccgtcctcctcctcaccctcTTCTGGTACGAgatcctcctcccccgcctctCCCTCTGGcgcgcccgccgctccgcccgccTCCGCGAGGAGCGCCGCGCCCACGCCCTCGAGCTCCAGAAGCTCCGCAAGACCGCCACTCGCCGTTGCCGTAACTGCAACAATCCCTACCGCGACCAGAACCCCGGCGGCGGAAAGTTCATGTGCTCCTACTGCGGCCATGTATCCAAAAGGCCCGTGCTTGACCTCGGCCCTGCCGGGAGGCTCCCCACGGGGTGGCCTTGCACCCAGGATTGGCCAAATGCTGCCGGTGACCCAGCATACTGGCTTGACTTGCGCTGCTCCTCCGATAACCTCTACTCGGGATTCTCATGGCGCTTGTTCTCTTCATTTTGCCTCAGCATGAGGTGGTTCTGGAGGAAAGTGCTCAGATTTGGCTCCTCGGGGGATGGCGAAGGCTTGGGCCGAGATGGTAAAAGATTAGCAAAAGAAGGGGACAATGGAATAAAGGCCGAGGAGAGCAGAGTGGAGAAGGCAAAAAggaaggcagaggagaaaaggTTGGCGAGGCTGGAGAAGGAAATgctagaggaggaggagcgcaaACAGCGGGAGGAGATGGCAAAGCTTGTGGAGGAACGGAGGAGGCTAAGGGATGAGAAAGCAGAAGCTGAAGAGCGATCCAAAGGCGCCACACCTGTTGGGGAGAAGGATCCTCGGAAGGAAGTGGAACGTAGGCGgcaggagaggaagaggaaggatgAGAAGGATAAGGGATCGAGCAAGAGCAATTCAGATTGCGAGGATATCGAGAGAAGAGTGGGCAGGGAAGGGGAGAGAAAGCGGGACTCTGATAGAAGAAACGAGCCAGAGAAGCGGGATGCAACAAGAGTTGGAGCTGAGGGTTATAAGCCCCATAATTTTGATGCTAACAACCAGGCTAGCAAGACAGTACAGAGCAAGGCAAAGTACTTTGGCCGTATGACAGGCGGTCTGTTATCTTCTTCAAGAGGTTTCAGTAGCGGTTCCTTTTTTGGCAGAAGTGTTCAGGCCTCTGTTCCTCAAGCTAACAAGGTGAATAAACCACTTGTTACTATAACTGACCAGAGTAATGTAGTCAAAAGAGATGCCCAGCCTCCTGCAACAGCCGTACCTGCTACTGCTGCAGGGACTACAAATTCTTGGACTAATGCTTATCGACCTGTGAGTAACAAGCTCATTAATGCTGCAGCAGTCTATTCCGTTATCATTAGAGCATATGTCATTAGTTGTTTTCACCCTGACTATCATCTTACAAATACCATTTGCATTTTTATTACGCTTTTATGCAGGTTAGTCCAAATGTGCAGTCACAGCCTACTGGCCTTAAAAAGTCATGGCACCAGCTGTTTAGTCGCTCAGCATCAGTGTCACCTTGTCCTGAAGTTCCTGCTTCAGCCCCTGAAAACAACGGGCAACCAGAACCACATGGAGCACAAATTAACAATGCTCAAATCTTCCTATCTCAGTATCCACCTCTGGACAGTAAGCCTAGTTCAAGCCGATCCATGCAATTTCCAGGTTTTCCACCAGTGAATGGAGCACCTGCCAACATGCCACTCTCTCATTTTCCAGCTGGACATATGCCCTTCTATAGCGAGGCAGAACCAACAGTGTTTGAAGAGTTAGAACAATTTGAGGACCCGTGCTATGATCCAGATGCAATCGCATTGCTTGGGCCAGTTTCAGAGTCCCTAGATAACTTTCCTTTAGACTTGGATAGCGGGTTTATCTCTAGTGACATCACCAAGGAAACACATGTGAAACCTTCACCAATTGAGTCTCCTCTCTCAAGATCACGTACAGTCGAGGAAAATCCTATTGGACACTCAACTGCAAAAGGGCCTAATGCTTCTATTTTGCCTGAGGCTAGCAATGAACAAGGCACATGGCAAATGTGGGGCACACCATTGGTTCAAGACAGTTTAGGCCTACGAGGTCCTCAGACTGAGTGGCTCCTACCAAACACAAATCAATTTAACCATGGCGTCAATCATTTGAATGGCAGAACAACAAACCCACTGGGTTCTGGTTTGGATGACAATGGTCCGTGGCTGCAGAAAACACCTTTTCAGCAATTGCCTCTTGATACAAGGAGTTTATTTCTTTCACATGATGTCCCAGAGAAGGCTATACACAATGATTTGGGTTTTGGATCGCCAAACAAATCAGCCCGTTTGCACCCGTTTGGTCCACCTGGTCACTCTTGGTCCAAGTAAGTGTGTTGTGACATTCTTCACCATTTTGAGTATTGTCTGCAGGAATGAAACATTTCCTTCCATCATAGCCAACTATTTGATAAGCTAGAAATATTGTCATAACTTACAACTTACAAGAGAATCACTATAGCTTACACTGAGCATAATTTTCATTTAGGCTGCGAAAGGTCACAACTGAGTGTAGCTTCATGTATTAATACACATACACACCAAAATGACAacaaattcatatataatctTACGAGGAATAATCATGACATAGTGGTGATTAAATCTTTCAATCTTATCATATTGAATAGTAACAGTGATACCTGTTAAGACCAAGAAATACACTATGAGTCTCCAACTTAGAAGGAATAGAGGAAgcaaatacaaattttttccataaataaGTATCAATTAGGTTACATATCGATAGTAATTGTTTTCTTAAAGCTGGAGGTCGTGGCTTAGTTTGGCATGTCCAAAGTCTCATCTCTTGCAGTGGTTGCATCCTTATAAGAAAATGGTCCTTTTGGTTTTATGAGAAAAACGTTACATTTCATGCAGTTATGTGTTTCTGCATATATTGTATGAACTAATTGCttgaatatttcttttaaataatgtattataGATTTCTATATTTAGTATGGATTCATGATGATTTGACACTAAAATAAGGTATGCTCTGCTAGTGGTTCTTGGTGATATTCCAGTGACATTCTGAAATATTAGCTACCAAGAGTGATATGACTATGCTTTAGAAATAAATGTATTGCCAATCAGGAATCCATCTCAACAGTCCTGATCTGGCTCTTTTTTTGGGGCCGCGGGAGTGGGGAATTGTATGTAAGTCGATGATTGAGACTGGAGTTCCATTAATTGTCTGTCAAAAACAAATGCTACCTCCGTCCAGAATTTAAGCAATGTGTCCAGATTAGTAGccaaaatcccttatattttgggatggatgtaGTTGATAACCAATAAGCACCGTCTGAGTCCAATGTATAAAGGGAAAATTCTTTGTATGCCCTCCAAATATGGTTGGGTTAGCGAGGACTGGGAACTGCTGTTATTTATGTGAATTGTCAATTGGTTGTGTCTCCTTAGAGCAATCAATAGTCTGTTAGTATAATATCTTTTTACATTGTAGATGTCTGATGCCCTTTCTTTAGAAATCGTGTTCAACTGTTCATAATAGTGACCAGTCTGCTTACATCTCTTTTGACTTAGTTGTGAATGACACAATGATGCATGTGATGGCCTATTTTATTACTTTATTGGAGAGATTGTTTTATAGATCAAACAAAACGGGGTTGCATGTTTGAGGTATAAGACTTAGCAACTCCAAGATGATGAAAACTTATCAGGTTTCACGTTTATGATTGGACTGTTCATTTGTCAGGTAGGTATCTATCAGAGAGCTGCATACAGAACTTTTGCCATGTAAGAGTTTTGACACGTGATAGGCTGATGTAATGTTGGGGTCATGGCATGAAGCCATGAACAATCAGTTATGATTTTACTGTTCAGTATCTCTAGGCATTTGTAACTAATGTTTTGATGCTAGTGTTTATTTTGGGGGGTGGGTTAACAAGGCAAAACTTTGGAGCActgttttttttggaaggtTTATTCTATGGCGAAACCAATTGTACTTACGATCGAAGATAAGGCAATTACTAGGTCAAGCGTGGGTCCTATGAAGCATGCACTGACCAGGTGGTATATGGGGGGTTTCAAATATGCTAACCTGGATTTCTGATTATTGTTGCTTTCACATGACACTGCTAATAAATTcaccattcattttttttccttgcccGTGTTGCTGTGGTGGGCTAAATAGCATATGCGATTAGGAGTGATTTCCCTCTCTGTAGATGGACATTCACCTTTGAATGTTTTATTGTAAGCACTGTGGGTAATTTTCTTCTATAGATAATATTCCTTTTGTAAGCACTAAGCACTGTGGGTCTGAAAATATTACTTGTTAGTCTTTGTGACAGATTACTGCCTTAGACCTTGTGTGAACTGTTAGTGCTTGCATGGTCTGAAATATAAC from Oryza brachyantha chromosome 12, ObraRS2, whole genome shotgun sequence encodes:
- the LOC102701594 gene encoding stress response protein nst1-like, with translation MCILCAVQRWSRRVATMLPWLVLPLILLWALSQLLPAAYRFEVTSPRLACVSVLLLTLFWYEILLPRLSLWRARRSARLREERRAHALELQKLRKTATRRCRNCNNPYRDQNPGGGKFMCSYCGHVSKRPVLDLGPAGRLPTGWPCTQDWPNAAGDPAYWLDLRCSSDNLYSGFSWRLFSSFCLSMRWFWRKVLRFGSSGDGEGLGRDGKRLAKEGDNGIKAEESRVEKAKRKAEEKRLARLEKEMLEEEERKQREEMAKLVEERRRLRDEKAEAEERSKGATPVGEKDPRKEVERRRQERKRKDEKDKGSSKSNSDCEDIERRVGREGERKRDSDRRNEPEKRDATRVGAEGYKPHNFDANNQASKTVQSKAKYFGRMTGGLLSSSRGFSSGSFFGRSVQASVPQANKVNKPLVTITDQSNVVKRDAQPPATAVPATAAGTTNSWTNAYRPVSPNVQSQPTGLKKSWHQLFSRSASVSPCPEVPASAPENNGQPEPHGAQINNAQIFLSQYPPLDSKPSSSRSMQFPGFPPVNGAPANMPLSHFPAGHMPFYSEAEPTVFEELEQFEDPCYDPDAIALLGPVSESLDNFPLDLDSGFISSDITKETHVKPSPIESPLSRSRTVEENPIGHSTAKGPNASILPEASNEQGTWQMWGTPLVQDSLGLRGPQTEWLLPNTNQFNHGVNHLNGRTTNPLGSGLDDNGPWLQKTPFQQLPLDTRSLFLSHDVPEKAIHNDLGFGSPNKSARLHPFGPPGHSWSKEALVLNGTQEASKICSPTAAPVGSGFFSTNPDVQSVWSFNQKETT